In the Flavobacterium sp. 90 genome, TTCAGGAATTCTTCTTTGCTTGAACCTTTAAGTAAATAACCATCGGCACCAGCCTTGATAGATTTCAATACGTATTCTTCAGATTCATGCATCGAAAGCATAATAATTTTTACAGTATTACTTTCGCTTCTAAGTTTTTCTACTACCTCGATACCTGTTAAATTAGGCATACGAATATCTACTATAAGTAAATCCGGTTTGCTGGCTGTAACAACTTCAAGAGCATCGGCTCCATCAATAGCTTCGCCTACAACCTCAATGTTTGCTTCGTTTTCCAGTAAAGATTTTATTCCATCTCTTACAAATACATGATCATCTGCCAGAACTACTCGAATATTATTGCTCATGATTTACT is a window encoding:
- a CDS encoding response regulator transcription factor, with protein sequence MSNNIRVVLADDHVFVRDGIKSLLENEANIEVVGEAIDGADALEVVTASKPDLLIVDIRMPNLTGIEVVEKLRSESNTVKIIMLSMHESEEYVLKSIKAGADGYLLKGSSKEEFLKALHTVAAGGKYFSGDISSILISQLTNVSTSLEPKQNLGEEMMITKREKEILTLLLSGKGNKEIAEALEISKRTAEVHRFNLMKKLKVKNLMELSNKATEYSLL